TGTGGGCTCTCTCCATGGCGTACAAGAAGCACGCCGAACTGGACGACGACCTTGCCAGGGCGTACGAGCTGGAGCACAGCTCCGTCAAGCTCATGCGGGGTCTTCTGGTCTCCATGATGAAGCAGAAGGACAAGCTGGAGCGCTTCAAGGAGACGCAGAGCGCGAGCGACTGCCTGCACGCCAAGTACGACGCGGCCACGGGAGGCGTCTGCGTCGGCGACCAGGATTGGGGACACCTGCAGATCGACGCCACGTCGCTCTACTTGCTCGTCCTCGCCCAGGTCACGGCCTCCGGCCAGCAGGTCATCTTCAACCTGGACGAAGTGGCCTTCATCCAGAACCTGGTCTTCTACATCGAGAACGCGTACTGCATACCGGACTTCGGCGTCTGGGAGCGGGGCGAGAAGACCAACCAGGGCGTCCGCGAGTTGAACGCGAGTTCGGTGGGCGCCGCCAAGGCCGCGCTGGAGGCCCTCAGCGAGTTGGACCTGTTTGGCTGCAGGGGAGGACCTGCCTCGGTGATCCACGTCCTCTCGGACGAGACGGAGAAGTGCGACGCAGTTCTCCGCTCCATGCTTCCGCGAGAGTCAAACTCCAAGGAGGTGGACGCCGCCCTGCTCGCGGTGATCGGCTTCCCCGTATTCGCCATAGACGATCCCGACCTCATACATAGGACCCGGGTGACCATCGTCGACAAGCTGCAGGGTCTGTACGGCTGCAAGCGTTTCCTCCGAGACGGCTACAAGACGCCCCGAGAGGACTCTCGGAGGCTGTACTACGAGCCGTGGGAGCTGCAGATGTTCGACAACATCGAGTGCGAGTGGCCGCTCTTCTTCTGCTACTTCATCATAGACGCCTTCTTCCGCGAGGAACGGAACACCGCCGATGAGTACTCCGAGCTTCTCGACCGACTGCTGATCAAGACCGATACTGGCCTCAAGTTGGTTCCCGAAATGTACGCTGTTCCCGCAGATGCGGTCAACCACGAGTACGAGCAACCCCATACTCAGCTCAGGATGCCCGTTGGCGAGATTCCGTTCATGTGGGCCCAGTCGCTTTACGTCGTGGGCAAGCTACTGGAAGAAGGCTTTCTGGCTCCCGCAGAGCTTGACCCGCTCAACCGGCGTTTCAGCTGTTTGAAAAGGACCGAACTGGTCATCCAGGTGGTTTTGTTGGCCGAAAACGGTGAGGTGAAGGATAAAATTGCTGGCATCTATCCGAATATCCAGACGGTCGCCGAAGTCTACCCGTACGAGGCCCATCCGGCTCGCGTTCTTGGAGAGTTGTACTCGTACCTCGGGAAGAACCACAAGATGGGCCTTTCCGGTCGCCTGTCCAAGGACGTTGGACTGGTGGCCACGAGCAAAATATATCAGCTGAAGGACCGCACGTGCGTGTTCACGCCGCAGAACCTAGACAGTAGGGAATTCTATCTGGTCAACGACGTGGATCTGTTTTCCAGCACTCTTCGATCGGACGTGGCCATGCTGCGCGCCAACTGGAAAGTGCCCGGAAGACCCACCATGGTGGTGACTCTCGGCCCGCAGCAGATCGTCGATGGCAAGGTTCCCGTCAGCCTGCGCCAGACCATAAAGAAACTCGTGGGCGGCTACGTGCACGGCACGCGCGTCTGCGTGAGCCGCATGGGCGAATTCTTCAGCACTTCATGCGTGGCCAGCTTAGAGTTCCTGTCCAGTTACGAGACTGGCGAACCGGACATCGTGCCCGCTCCTATCCGCGATTACGTGGACAACGAGACGGGGTTCTCCGTGCACTCGCGCAGCCCCGGCAGTCCGTCGCTGCCGTACTCAGACTACGCTACTCCTGGTCTACTCGGGTCACCCACCTCCGGTGTCATCCGGCAGTCGCGATCGCTGACCGGCCTCGACAGCCCCGGCAGCGGAATGCTCTCGATTTCATCCAGCCAGCCGCACTCTCAGGCGCCCTCCAGGATGATATCGCGGCGGTCTTCGTCCGACGACGTCCCGGTGCGTTACCGCGCCGTCTCCGAGCTTCGTCTCGAACAGGTCACCGACATCGAGCTTCTCACCACGCTTCAGGAAACCGACTCGATGGAAGAGCAAGGCGACATCCTTCACTACCTCTCCGTCCACAAGGGCTTCAACTGGGACACCGGTCTCGGTCGTCCCAACTCGGTGGTCACCGTGTGGAACCTTTTCGAGGACTTCTACGAGCGCGCCTGCCAGGAACACCGCTGGGGCCTGGTGCGTCACTTCGCGGGCGCCTTGGGCAAGCGGGTCGAGGACCTGGCCAAGTCGGTGACCGACTTGCTGGTGCGCCAGAAGCAGGTGACGGTGGGCATACCACCTCACAGCGAGCAGGTCATCACGCGCCCGCTCTCCAACAAGAAGCTGCGccgcatcatcaccgacgtgtaCCGGGGAGACCAGAGCATGGCGATGCTGACGCAGGAGCTGATCGCCTACCTGGCCACATTCATCCAGACGGACCCTCACCTGTTCCACGAGATGCTGCGGCTGCGCGTGGGCCTCATAATAGAGGTGATGGCGTCCGAACTGGCACGTGCCACGGGCAGCAAGGACCAGGACAACTTCGAGCTGCTGTTCAACCTGAGCCCCTACGAGACGCAGTCCCTGCTGCTGGCCATCCTGAGCGGCCGCGAGCAGGCGGACTTTCGGACCCTCTCGGCGCAGGACAGCTTCGTCGCCACCAAGCACACCGCGGTGCACGCGTTTGTTCGCGGACCCGAGATGGTCGAGGGCGAACTGGAAGTGCCGGTCGACCACCAACCGCAAGGCCAGTGGCTCCGAAGGAGGCGGCTGGACGGCGCCCTCAACCGCGTTCCCGTTGGCTTCTACTCCCGCGTCTGGGCCATCCTCGAGCGTTGTCCAGGGGTCTGGATACGAGGCCAGTGCCTGCCGTGGgccctcaccagggagatgactCCCGGGGAGTTCAAGTTCGCGCTCCGCGTCGAGGAGATGCTCAACAGGATTCCGGAGCCCGAGTACCGGCAGCTCCTAGTCGAGACGCTCATGGTGCTAAGCCTCGTCGTCGAGAACGACACCGTGGACAAGTTCTGCGAGCCCCTGGACATCGAGATGATCGTGCGGCGGGCGCACGCGTTGTTCATCGAGGACCAGCGACGTTGCAGCGGGGACGCGACGTTGTGCTGTTGCGTCTCGCCGCCCGTGGTGCCGTGTCAGGTGACGGTGGGGATCTGCGAGCGCTTCTACGACTCCGCGCCCAGCGGTTCCTTCGGCACCATGACGTACATCGTGCGCGCGCTGGCGTACGCGCTGCACGACTTGACCTCTGCGACGGATTGCACGGTGTCGTAGCCGCGCCTCGGCCTCTTCGCTTCCTTTTTCTCCTGTCTATGACGTGCGTGCGCGACATCCCCTTTTTGGGCAGGACGATGAAGGCTTTCTTCTAGACCATCTTTACAAGAGTACAACATATTAGTACAAATTATGTGACGTGAACCGGCAACTTTGCGCATCCGTGGCTTTCAGAATTTTGAGACCACCGTCACGATGAGCCAAGAGGACGCAACTGCGTCATTATGTCGAAGTGATCTTGCCGGTTCTTAATTAGCTTGTAGTATGTCTTTACGGCAAATTTCGATCGCGAATGCGGTTGT
This region of Rhipicephalus sanguineus isolate Rsan-2018 unplaced genomic scaffold, BIME_Rsan_1.4 Seq716, whole genome shotgun sequence genomic DNA includes:
- the LOC119378174 gene encoding probable phosphorylase b kinase regulatory subunit alpha, whose protein sequence is MYRRERFRGSRLDYYHNLLYRTVIEHQDPVTGLIPGHKFGGKHAWVRDNVYCVIAMWALSMAYKKHAELDDDLARAYELEHSSVKLMRGLLVSMMKQKDKLERFKETQSASDCLHAKYDAATGGVCVGDQDWGHLQIDATSLYLLVLAQVTASGQQVIFNLDEVAFIQNLVFYIENAYCIPDFGVWERGEKTNQGVRELNASSVGAAKAALEALSELDLFGCRGGPASVIHVLSDETEKCDAVLRSMLPRESNSKEVDAALLAVIGFPVFAIDDPDLIHRTRVTIVDKLQGLYGCKRFLRDGYKTPREDSRRLYYEPWELQMFDNIECEWPLFFCYFIIDAFFREERNTADEYSELLDRLLIKTDTGLKLVPEMYAVPADAVNHEYEQPHTQLRMPVGEIPFMWAQSLYVVGKLLEEGFLAPAELDPLNRRFSCLKRTELVIQVVLLAENGEVKDKIAGIYPNIQTVAEVYPYEAHPARVLGELYSYLGKNHKMGLSGRLSKDVGLVATSKIYQLKDRTCVFTPQNLDSREFYLVNDVDLFSSTLRSDVAMLRANWKVPGRPTMVVTLGPQQIVDGKVPVSLRQTIKKLVGGYVHGTRVCVSRMGEFFSTSCVASLEFLSSYETGEPDIVPAPIRDYVDNETGFSVHSRSPGSPSLPYSDYATPGLLGSPTSGVIRQSRSLTGLDSPGSGMMISRRSSSDDVPVRYRAVSELRLEQVTDIELLTTLQETDSMEEQGDILHYLSVHKGFNWDTGLGRPNSVVTVWNLFEDFYERACQEHRWGLVRHFAGALGKRVEDLAKSVTDLLVRQKQVTVGIPPHSEQVITRPLSNKKLRRIITDVYRGDQSMAMLTQELIAYLATFIQTDPHLFHEMLRLRVGLIIEVMASELARATGSKDQDNFELLFNLSPYETQSLLLAILSGREQADFRTLSAQDSFVATKHTAVHAFVRGPEMVEGELEVPVDHQPQGQWLRRRRLDGALNRVPVGFYSRVWAILERCPGVWIRGQCLPWALTREMTPGEFKFALRVEEMLNRIPEPEYRQLLVETLMVLSLVVENDTVDKFCEPLDIEMIVRRAHALFIEDQRRCSGDATLCCCVSPPVVPCQVTVGICERFYDSAPSGSFGTMTYIVRALAYALHDLTSATDCTVS